One Calditrichota bacterium genomic region harbors:
- a CDS encoding alpha/beta hydrolase: MLLWGPLLLAQGQQPPADPWVDYVAGEYDIIPDVTYHTANNTDLKLDLYVPKDRSRMRPAVLLFHGGGWVAGQKERNVLQLLPYLRLGWVAVNIEYRIARNSLAPAAVEDCRCALRWVWSHAAEYGIDRSKLVLTGGSAGGHLALITGMLPQYSPFDRQCPTEGSVRWSGAQEPAVAVAAIVNWYGITDVAELLQGPNAKHYAIEWFGSMKEREELAREVSPISYVRKGLPPIITIHGSEDDVVPYGQATRLHAALDAAGVPNKLVTVAGGKHGGFDRKTLIDCFAEIREFLRRHGLVAQ, from the coding sequence ATGCTTTTGTGGGGTCCGTTGCTTCTGGCCCAAGGGCAGCAGCCACCTGCGGACCCCTGGGTCGACTACGTGGCTGGTGAGTACGATATCATACCTGATGTCACGTACCACACTGCCAACAACACTGACTTGAAGCTGGACTTGTATGTGCCGAAGGACCGCTCAAGGATGCGGCCAGCGGTGCTGCTGTTTCACGGCGGTGGATGGGTGGCGGGGCAGAAGGAGCGGAATGTGTTGCAGCTGTTGCCGTATTTGCGTTTGGGCTGGGTAGCGGTGAACATCGAATACCGCATTGCGCGGAACTCTTTGGCACCTGCGGCGGTGGAGGACTGCCGTTGTGCACTGCGTTGGGTGTGGAGCCACGCCGCAGAGTACGGTATCGACCGCAGCAAGCTTGTGCTGACCGGAGGCTCGGCCGGCGGGCATCTCGCGCTCATCACTGGCATGTTGCCGCAGTATTCGCCGTTCGACCGCCAGTGCCCGACGGAGGGCAGCGTTCGCTGGAGTGGTGCGCAGGAACCGGCAGTGGCTGTTGCTGCCATCGTCAACTGGTACGGCATTACGGATGTGGCGGAGCTGCTGCAAGGGCCTAACGCCAAGCACTATGCGATCGAGTGGTTTGGCAGTATGAAGGAACGTGAGGAGTTGGCTCGTGAGGTATCGCCCATCTCCTACGTGCGCAAAGGGCTGCCGCCAATCATCACCATCCATGGCAGTGAAGACGACGTTGTCCCTTACGGACAGGCCACGCGCCTCCATGCCGCGTTGGACGCAGCCGGCGTACCCAATAAGTTGGTGACCGTCGCGGGAGGCAAACACGGTGGCTTTGACCGGAAAACGCTGATTGACTGCTTCGCGGAGATTCGGGAGTTCTTGCGCAGGCACGGACTCGTTGCGCAGTAA